One Ranitomeya variabilis isolate aRanVar5 chromosome 5, aRanVar5.hap1, whole genome shotgun sequence DNA window includes the following coding sequences:
- the LOC143775173 gene encoding uncharacterized protein LOC143775173, giving the protein MTIPSKGPKHVFNDPTTSLKNKKCSVHKKILEYCCTEDAACICVSCSLIGEHQGHWVETRDEASEKKDKLRNVLQKLITKRNQAEERVQSLEEHWRKAQEKAAGQVERVTARFRDIRRWVDDLEKSVLSEISRREEKVSLSLPDLIQKLKIKKDELSMKMSKIAKLCNMTDPLTILLEPNTGDLWDPEEEEGDEDIGGHNGGDEDTGGHNGGDEDKGRHDRGDGETGGHDGGYRAAELISHISHTLSAMIRDINVIFHVQDPADILLDVNTAGNNLLISDDLKTATWTEIRQNRPETAERFQYNQSRLY; this is encoded by the coding sequence CAAAGGACCAAAACACGTCTTCAATGATCCCACCACTTCTCTAAAGAACAAgaaatgttctgtccataagaagatcctggaatattgctgcactgaggacgctgcttgtatctgtgtgtcctgcagtttgATCGGAGAACATCAGGGACACTGGGTGGAGACGCGGGATGAGGCCTCTGAGAAGAAGGATAAACTGAGAAATGTTCTCCAGAAACTCATCACAAAAAGAAATCAGGCTGAGGAAAGAGTCCAGAGTCTGGAAGAGCACTGGAGAAAAGCTCAAGAAAAAGCAGCTGGGCAAGTTGAGAGAGTCACTGCACGTTTTAGAGACATCAGAAGATgggtggacgacctggagaagagtgtcctgagtgagatctccaggcGGGAAGAGAAGGTGTCACTGTCACTGCCTGATCTGATCCAGAAGCTGaaaataaagaaggacgagctgtccatGAAGATGAGTAAAATTGCGAAGCTGTGTAACATGACAGATCCATTGACTATCTTACTGGAACCAAACACCGGTGACTTGTGGGATCCTGAAGAGGAGGAAGGTGACGAGGACATAGGAGGACataatggaggtgatgaggacacaggaggacataatggaggtgatgaggacaaagGGAGACATGATAGAGGTGATGGAGagacaggaggacatgatggaggttaTCGGGCTGCGGAGCTGATctcacacatatcacacacattaTCTGCTATGATAAGAGATATAAATGTGATCTTCCATGTGCAGgatcctgcagacatattactggatgtaaacACGGCTGGTAATAATCTCCTTATATCAGACGATCTGAAAACTGCAACCTGGACAGAAATAAGACAGAATcgtccagaaacagcagagagattccagTATAATCAG